From the Polyangiaceae bacterium genome, one window contains:
- a CDS encoding (Fe-S)-binding protein yields the protein MNPVAMAVIILSLVGAFLWSANNRWGLMRVGDAPNESRFDRIGDRIKAVAVFAFFQKKMRYYLGAGLAHNLIFFGFMVLLLRTLILWGRGFDPGFNLWVLGPTTALGQAYAFAKDVVAVLVLLGVSVFVYYRVINPQKRMNLGWEGLLILGIIATMMIADILYDGAATVLNHRFAAECAGRTDTWCSGAATIITPLGAAPAHIAWHPWPEPAGSLAAALVSGASVQTLVILAHAGFWIHSTLVLVFLNILPYSKHFHILTAIQNVFLMDLTPKGRLAPIAGSTEELMGMVEKATEREDMSIARIGYARIEHFSWKDVLDFYTCTECGRCSDNCPAATTGKMLSPKFFTLDLRDHLYARQEEFLELGEPPRLDLRAKPEGKSEGDEQGKDESAAEEAKDESGSESDASETAEAKAEYKPVDLVPNVIHEDVLWACTTCRACEEQCPVMISYVDKIVQMRRNLVIIKGEFPGELSKPFEGMEVNGNPWNLSRMDRATWTEGLDVKTFAEKPDAEVLYWVGCAASYDDRAKKVARATARLLQEAGVDFAILGEEETCTGDSARRAGNEYLFTMLAETNIATINGYREQGGAKTILTTCPHCFNTLANEYPDFGGKYDVVHHTDYLLGLLAKGKLKAKNSVKAKVAYHDSCYLGRYNDIYDSPREILKSIPGVELVEAEYWTRHRGLCCGAGGAQMWMEEQNKDRVNVKRVKQLAETGATTLASACPFCMTMLTDGIKDQSKEEEIKNLDVVELLATACGVDKETAATAAEASDAGSGEAEPEAQESAEADAEAEPVPS from the coding sequence ATGAATCCCGTCGCGATGGCCGTGATCATCCTGAGCCTGGTGGGGGCGTTCTTGTGGAGCGCCAACAATCGTTGGGGGCTGATGCGGGTGGGGGACGCTCCGAACGAGAGTCGCTTCGATCGGATCGGCGACCGCATCAAGGCAGTCGCGGTCTTCGCCTTCTTCCAGAAGAAGATGCGCTACTACCTGGGCGCGGGGCTGGCGCACAACCTGATCTTTTTCGGGTTCATGGTGCTGCTACTCCGCACGCTGATTCTCTGGGGGCGTGGCTTCGATCCGGGGTTCAACCTGTGGGTGCTCGGGCCCACGACGGCTCTGGGGCAAGCCTACGCCTTCGCTAAAGACGTCGTCGCAGTGCTCGTGCTGCTCGGGGTGAGCGTCTTCGTGTACTACCGCGTGATCAATCCGCAGAAGCGGATGAACCTCGGTTGGGAGGGGCTGCTCATTCTCGGGATCATCGCAACGATGATGATCGCGGACATCCTCTACGACGGCGCGGCCACGGTGCTGAACCATCGCTTTGCCGCGGAGTGCGCCGGTCGGACCGACACTTGGTGTTCCGGGGCCGCCACCATCATCACGCCCCTGGGCGCCGCACCGGCGCACATTGCCTGGCATCCGTGGCCCGAGCCCGCCGGCTCCCTGGCGGCGGCGCTGGTGTCTGGGGCGAGCGTGCAGACCTTGGTGATCCTCGCGCACGCGGGGTTCTGGATTCACAGCACCCTGGTGCTCGTGTTCTTGAACATCCTGCCCTACAGCAAGCACTTCCACATCCTCACGGCGATTCAAAACGTGTTCCTGATGGATCTGACGCCGAAAGGGCGCCTGGCCCCCATCGCCGGTAGCACCGAAGAGCTGATGGGGATGGTGGAGAAGGCGACGGAGCGCGAGGACATGAGCATCGCGCGCATCGGCTACGCCCGCATCGAGCACTTCAGTTGGAAGGACGTGCTGGACTTTTATACTTGCACCGAGTGCGGGCGCTGCTCGGACAATTGCCCTGCGGCAACCACGGGCAAGATGCTGTCGCCGAAGTTCTTCACCCTCGACCTGCGTGACCATTTGTACGCGCGGCAAGAGGAGTTCCTGGAACTGGGAGAGCCGCCTCGTCTCGATCTGCGAGCCAAGCCCGAGGGGAAGAGCGAAGGCGACGAACAGGGCAAGGACGAATCCGCCGCCGAGGAAGCGAAGGACGAGTCGGGCTCGGAGAGCGACGCCTCCGAGACGGCGGAGGCCAAGGCCGAATACAAGCCCGTCGACCTGGTACCCAACGTGATCCACGAGGACGTGCTGTGGGCGTGCACCACTTGTCGCGCCTGCGAAGAGCAGTGCCCCGTGATGATCTCGTACGTCGACAAGATCGTGCAGATGCGGCGTAACCTCGTGATCATCAAGGGCGAGTTCCCGGGTGAGCTTTCCAAGCCCTTCGAGGGCATGGAGGTGAACGGCAACCCCTGGAATCTGTCGCGCATGGACCGCGCCACTTGGACCGAGGGCTTGGACGTCAAGACCTTTGCGGAAAAGCCCGACGCCGAGGTGTTGTACTGGGTTGGTTGTGCGGCCAGCTACGATGACCGCGCCAAGAAGGTGGCGCGCGCCACCGCGCGGTTGCTGCAAGAAGCGGGGGTGGATTTCGCCATCCTGGGCGAAGAGGAAACTTGCACTGGGGATTCCGCCCGGCGCGCCGGAAACGAGTACCTATTCACGATGCTGGCCGAGACCAACATCGCGACCATCAACGGATATCGTGAGCAGGGTGGCGCCAAGACGATCCTCACCACGTGTCCGCACTGCTTCAATACCTTGGCCAACGAGTACCCCGACTTCGGCGGGAAGTACGACGTGGTCCACCACACGGACTACCTCTTGGGTCTGCTGGCCAAGGGCAAGCTCAAGGCCAAGAACAGCGTGAAGGCGAAGGTCGCCTATCACGACAGCTGCTATCTCGGCCGCTACAACGACATCTACGACTCGCCGCGCGAAATCCTGAAGAGCATTCCCGGCGTGGAGCTGGTGGAAGCCGAGTATTGGACTCGACACCGTGGCCTGTGCTGTGGCGCCGGCGGCGCGCAGATGTGGATGGAGGAGCAGAACAAGGATCGCGTGAACGTCAAGCGCGTGAAGCAGCTGGCTGAGACGGGCGCGACGACGCTGGCGAGCGCCTGCCCCTTCTGCATGACGATGCTGACGGACGGCATCAAGGATCAGTCCAAGGAGGAGGAGATCAAGAACCTCGACGTGGTGGAGTTGCTCGCCACCGCGTGCGGCGTCGACAAAGAGACGGCCGCCACGGCGGCCGAGGCGTCCGACGCAGGCTCCGGCGAAGCCGAGCCCGAGGCCCAAGAAAGCGCCGAGGCGGACGCGGAAGCGGAGCCAGTTCCCTCCTGA
- a CDS encoding HEAT repeat domain-containing protein produces the protein MVDAQLDIGDGNFKKGRFNPFVILIGFVAVVGLGIFLFIGLKQDAEKLTVEQAEEQKKAIQILPKDEQLPKWREWAKSDRSMELQTEAMKQLAWAQDPEGVDAAILGLKSEAEPVQAMAATVLAEYGLPMAEKAKSALLEALKTAGPGAKPQVAWALVVLGEASAFDQIMVLYKAGHLSKVQRLGGGVAFDPERIVKLVSLDKLAEYAGDESPAVRQLVATVLSRNAEPKWTDVLIKLVQDKDGEIARQAAPGLGKIGDERAREPLLKALKTDDKESRTKYLEALRDGIGTQGLVLALDSLNENPERAWFQTKQIFDLIHQLADPRGGDYLAKYLETKPHIHWQTEAAIAMAEVGDIRGVPTLAKRLRMDPTKIYSDQYDHEQLLKRDDNERVVAARMIADLAVLHPDKREQIRNDAEDGVIFWIHELPSPHANGLRALAAMESTKDLDALRKWANPDAPLPKEGQQPPFPEEWVIAQSALRYVGWLKDEPSWGVLEKSLKRRPADRDVTMDGLMQGGIAILGMSLRALGVGAAHGFSEWGDNRAFKPLMDYIEEPKENEQSRIEACAALAWVAKKEDMLEVAKKIQEYDKSDKADSFRRSCFLETLITRPIAGTSSALVGLIKADAAMGTRHQVARAIGKAGFDKDTEAKLFELMKEDALMNDAALALILGGTPDVAARAIALYADKPKTSVEELADLWYRSFGYWSKEDLDEGRIFKYVDNAVAISHVELKQVPQEWAPVMLMKQLDNLQFDNGPHSFTRVVLRGRLREMAVDEGKAELMQGAIRALKFMKEQGVLLALRDGKGKSGELARQAYFELMNPKVVTGVKIPEDDKK, from the coding sequence ATGGTCGACGCACAACTCGACATCGGGGACGGGAATTTCAAGAAAGGTCGCTTCAATCCCTTCGTCATCCTGATCGGCTTCGTCGCCGTGGTGGGGCTAGGGATCTTCCTGTTCATCGGGCTCAAGCAGGACGCCGAGAAGCTTACGGTAGAGCAGGCCGAGGAACAGAAGAAAGCGATTCAGATCCTTCCCAAGGACGAACAGCTACCGAAGTGGCGCGAGTGGGCCAAGTCCGACCGCAGCATGGAACTCCAGACGGAGGCCATGAAGCAGCTGGCTTGGGCTCAGGACCCCGAGGGCGTGGATGCCGCCATCCTGGGGCTCAAGTCCGAAGCAGAACCCGTGCAAGCCATGGCCGCGACGGTTCTTGCCGAGTACGGGCTGCCCATGGCCGAGAAGGCCAAGAGTGCCTTGCTCGAGGCACTGAAGACTGCAGGGCCTGGCGCGAAGCCTCAGGTTGCATGGGCCCTCGTCGTGCTTGGCGAAGCGTCGGCCTTCGACCAGATCATGGTTCTGTACAAGGCTGGCCACCTTTCCAAGGTTCAGCGTCTCGGCGGGGGCGTTGCCTTCGACCCCGAGCGCATCGTCAAGCTGGTGTCCTTGGACAAACTGGCCGAGTACGCAGGCGACGAGAGTCCCGCGGTTCGTCAGCTGGTGGCCACGGTGCTTTCCCGCAACGCAGAGCCGAAGTGGACGGACGTGTTGATCAAGCTCGTCCAGGACAAGGATGGGGAGATCGCGCGCCAAGCCGCGCCGGGTCTCGGCAAGATTGGTGACGAACGCGCCCGCGAGCCCCTGCTCAAGGCGCTGAAGACCGACGACAAAGAGAGCCGCACCAAGTACCTGGAAGCGCTGCGCGACGGCATCGGTACCCAAGGTCTGGTTCTGGCCCTGGACAGCCTGAACGAAAACCCCGAGCGGGCCTGGTTCCAGACCAAGCAGATCTTCGACTTGATTCACCAGCTGGCGGATCCGCGCGGTGGCGACTACCTGGCCAAGTACCTGGAGACCAAGCCGCACATCCACTGGCAGACAGAAGCGGCCATCGCCATGGCAGAGGTGGGCGACATCCGTGGCGTGCCAACCTTGGCCAAGCGCCTGCGCATGGATCCGACGAAGATCTACAGCGACCAGTACGACCACGAGCAGTTGCTCAAGCGTGACGACAACGAGCGCGTCGTGGCCGCGCGCATGATCGCCGATCTGGCGGTGTTGCATCCCGACAAGCGCGAGCAGATCCGCAACGACGCCGAAGACGGTGTGATCTTCTGGATTCACGAGTTGCCGTCGCCCCACGCCAACGGCCTGCGCGCCTTGGCAGCCATGGAGAGCACCAAGGACCTGGACGCCTTGCGCAAGTGGGCCAACCCGGATGCGCCCCTGCCCAAGGAAGGTCAACAGCCGCCATTCCCCGAGGAGTGGGTGATCGCTCAGAGTGCCCTGCGCTACGTCGGTTGGCTGAAGGACGAGCCCTCCTGGGGTGTGCTGGAAAAGTCCCTCAAGCGCCGTCCGGCGGATCGCGACGTCACGATGGACGGTCTGATGCAGGGTGGCATCGCGATCCTCGGCATGTCGCTGCGTGCCCTCGGTGTCGGAGCTGCCCACGGCTTCTCCGAGTGGGGCGACAACCGCGCCTTCAAGCCCTTGATGGACTACATCGAGGAGCCCAAGGAAAACGAGCAAAGCCGCATCGAAGCATGCGCGGCGCTGGCGTGGGTCGCGAAGAAAGAGGACATGCTGGAGGTCGCGAAGAAGATCCAGGAGTACGACAAGTCGGACAAGGCCGACTCCTTCCGACGCAGCTGTTTCTTGGAGACGCTCATCACTCGGCCGATTGCAGGCACGTCGTCGGCATTGGTCGGGTTGATCAAGGCCGACGCGGCGATGGGCACTCGCCACCAAGTTGCGCGTGCCATCGGCAAGGCCGGCTTCGACAAGGACACCGAAGCCAAGCTGTTCGAGCTGATGAAGGAAGACGCGTTGATGAACGACGCGGCGCTCGCCTTGATCCTGGGCGGCACCCCCGACGTGGCCGCTCGCGCCATCGCGCTCTACGCCGACAAGCCCAAGACCTCCGTGGAGGAGCTTGCGGACCTCTGGTACCGCAGCTTCGGCTATTGGTCGAAGGAAGACCTCGATGAGGGGCGCATCTTCAAGTACGTCGACAACGCCGTCGCCATTTCGCACGTCGAGCTGAAGCAGGTTCCGCAGGAGTGGGCGCCGGTCATGCTGATGAAGCAGCTGGACAACCTGCAGTTCGACAATGGTCCCCATTCCTTCACGCGCGTCGTGCTCCGGGGCCGCCTGCGGGAGATGGCCGTGGACGAAGGCAAGGCCGAGCTGATGCAGGGGGCGATCCGCGCCCTGAAGTTCATGAAGGAGCAAGGCGTGCTGTTGGCGCTGCGCGACGGCAAGGGCAAGAGCGGCGAACTCGCGCGTCAGGCCTACTTCGAGCTGATGAACCCCAAAGTGGTCACCGGCGTGAAGATCCCGGAGGACGACAAGAAGTGA
- the nadC gene encoding carboxylating nicotinate-nucleotide diphosphorylase, which translates to MLEVLLDEAVDRALREDLAGGDLTTEACVPPEARAVAKAVARSALVACGSDVFARVFYRVDPGVRVELTVPDGTQVEPGTQLWLVEGSARSLLMAERTALNFVQRMSGIATLARRYVGAITEGSRTRIADTRKTTPGLRAFERYAVRVGGAHNHRDTLGAAVMIKDNHIVAAGGITPAITRARAHAPHTSKIEVEVESLDALREALAAGADIVMLDNFAPDSIAEACALARGKALVEVSGGITLERIATLSKQGVDVISVGALTHSAPAADIALDLSAL; encoded by the coding sequence ATGCTCGAGGTGTTGCTGGACGAAGCGGTGGACCGCGCCCTGCGCGAAGATCTGGCGGGCGGCGATCTGACGACGGAAGCCTGCGTTCCGCCCGAGGCGCGCGCCGTCGCCAAAGCCGTCGCCCGCAGCGCCTTGGTCGCTTGCGGCAGTGATGTCTTTGCACGCGTGTTCTATCGCGTGGATCCCGGCGTGCGCGTCGAGCTGACGGTGCCCGACGGCACCCAGGTCGAGCCCGGCACTCAGTTGTGGTTGGTCGAGGGCTCCGCGCGATCCCTGCTGATGGCGGAACGTACGGCGCTCAATTTCGTGCAGCGCATGAGTGGAATCGCCACTCTGGCACGACGCTACGTGGGCGCGATCACCGAAGGCAGCAGGACGCGCATCGCCGACACCCGCAAGACGACCCCCGGGCTGCGGGCCTTCGAACGCTACGCGGTCCGCGTCGGCGGTGCTCACAATCATCGCGACACCCTCGGTGCGGCGGTGATGATCAAAGACAACCACATCGTCGCCGCGGGCGGCATCACCCCTGCCATCACACGCGCGCGCGCTCATGCGCCGCACACCAGCAAGATCGAAGTGGAAGTCGAAAGCCTCGACGCGCTTCGGGAAGCACTCGCGGCAGGCGCCGACATCGTGATGCTCGACAACTTCGCCCCGGACTCCATCGCCGAGGCCTGCGCCTTGGCGCGCGGCAAAGCGCTGGTGGAGGTGTCCGGCGGGATCACCTTGGAGCGCATCGCCACCTTGTCGAAGCAGGGCGTGGACGTGATCAGCGTCGGTGCCCTCACCCACTCCGCCCCCGCTGCCGACATCGCCCTCGACCTGAGTGCGCTCTGA
- a CDS encoding biotin--[acetyl-CoA-carboxylase] ligase gives MTAFDASHFERERERRGLVLGRPLRAVETTASTNDDAMAAARAGAAHGATFVADFQSAGRGRGGNRWQAAPGDALLCSVLLRPRLSLARAPLLTLGVGLAVRAAVASLDSRLDVGVKWPNDVWADGRKLAGILLESTSAGDRLSAIVVGVGLNVSTTSFPAELPSAVSLAQLGARTSREELLAHILAGIEARTATLEAGDHEAIISELRVHDVLIDRAIRVDGAAGVAKGFSSVGELLLQTATGLRPILAGHVELVS, from the coding sequence GTGACCGCCTTCGATGCCTCACACTTCGAGCGCGAACGCGAGCGCCGCGGTCTCGTCCTCGGACGACCCTTGCGCGCCGTCGAGACCACGGCGTCCACCAACGACGACGCCATGGCCGCAGCCCGCGCCGGCGCAGCTCACGGAGCCACTTTCGTCGCGGACTTCCAGAGCGCTGGACGAGGCCGCGGCGGCAATCGCTGGCAGGCCGCTCCCGGTGACGCGCTGCTCTGCAGCGTGCTCTTGCGCCCGCGTCTATCCTTGGCGCGCGCGCCACTGCTCACTCTCGGCGTGGGTTTGGCGGTGCGCGCCGCCGTCGCAAGCTTGGACTCGCGCCTCGACGTCGGCGTGAAGTGGCCCAACGACGTCTGGGCCGACGGGCGCAAGCTGGCCGGCATCCTGCTCGAAAGCACCAGTGCCGGCGATCGACTCAGTGCCATCGTGGTGGGCGTCGGCTTGAATGTGTCGACCACCTCGTTCCCCGCCGAGCTGCCTTCGGCGGTTTCACTCGCTCAGCTTGGCGCGCGAACGTCACGTGAAGAGCTGCTGGCGCACATCCTCGCAGGCATCGAAGCACGCACCGCGACCCTCGAAGCGGGTGATCACGAGGCCATCATCTCCGAACTGCGCGTCCACGACGTGCTCATCGACCGCGCGATTCGAGTCGATGGCGCAGCGGGCGTCGCGAAGGGTTTCTCCTCTGTGGGGGAACTCCTGCTGCAGACCGCCACGGGCCTTCGCCCCATCCTCGCCGGCCACGTGGAACTCGTGTCCTGA
- a CDS encoding lamin tail domain-containing protein, translated as MKTALFLLCAPLLVSLACSSDDDSGLGSGGSSGFGGGSGGFGATGGFGATGTGGTSATGGASGSSGAGAAAGTGGAGAAAGASGASGSAGTGGTSSGGTGGAATGGTSSGGTGGAATGGASSGGTGGASSGGTGGAATGGASSGGASSGGASSGGASSGGASSGGASSGGTGGCSGGVVINEFVPNPPSSDAGNEWIELYNAGCTTTNVAGWSIESATSLPFQVTFTLPNGASIPAGGYIVIGGSNVAFADFKKQTALNMGNASGSADAIRLVDGQNNVIDTVVYGSPNSDGFPDDMVIVATSLAPTPTSSQALARTPNGTDTNLCGSDFVATHTLTPKAQN; from the coding sequence ATGAAAACCGCCCTTTTCTTGTTGTGCGCTCCGCTGCTCGTGTCGCTGGCCTGCTCGTCCGATGACGATTCGGGTCTCGGTTCCGGCGGGAGCTCGGGCTTCGGCGGTGGAAGCGGGGGCTTCGGAGCGACCGGTGGCTTCGGTGCAACGGGAACTGGAGGCACTTCGGCGACGGGAGGCGCGTCCGGCAGCAGCGGCGCGGGCGCTGCAGCAGGAACCGGGGGTGCCGGAGCCGCAGCGGGAGCGAGCGGTGCGTCCGGAAGTGCCGGCACAGGCGGCACGTCCAGCGGTGGAACCGGCGGAGCTGCAACCGGCGGCACGTCGAGCGGCGGAACCGGCGGAGCTGCAACGGGCGGCGCCTCGAGCGGCGGAACCGGCGGAGCTTCGAGCGGGGGAACCGGCGGAGCTGCAACCGGCGGTGCCTCGAGCGGTGGTGCCTCGAGCGGTGGTGCCTCGAGCGGCGGCGCGTCGAGCGGTGGTGCCTCGAGCGGCGGCGCGTCGAGCGGTGGCACTGGGGGATGCTCGGGTGGTGTCGTGATCAACGAGTTCGTGCCCAATCCCCCGAGCAGCGACGCCGGCAACGAGTGGATCGAACTCTACAACGCCGGATGCACGACGACGAATGTGGCCGGATGGTCCATCGAGTCCGCCACGTCGCTGCCCTTCCAGGTCACCTTCACTCTTCCGAACGGCGCCAGCATTCCGGCAGGTGGCTACATCGTGATCGGCGGCAGCAACGTGGCTTTCGCCGACTTCAAGAAGCAGACGGCACTGAACATGGGCAACGCGAGCGGTAGCGCCGACGCCATCCGTCTCGTGGATGGCCAGAACAACGTGATCGACACAGTGGTCTACGGCAGCCCGAACTCTGACGGCTTCCCAGATGACATGGTTATCGTCGCGACATCCCTCGCGCCGACTCCCACCTCGAGCCAAGCCCTCGCGCGAACGCCCAACGGCACCGACACGAACCTGTGCGGCAGCGACTTCGTCGCGACCCACACCTTGACGCCCAAAGCGCAGAATTAG
- a CDS encoding sigma 54-interacting transcriptional regulator: protein MARQHLLRAAEVAIQNPFRDGDWATACQRLLAEGVAAPLGDAVRRGDTTLAKRLVLALGVAQAAAGVEPKKLLDDHALPARLAKELPRPRGAYVRVAAAAGRATRALGALRGRSAAMQRVRRDTWAACFGESLYHALVLEAVVRDHDVLILGETGTGKETVAEAIVTGTPGDATGSPCPRAALNAAAVPDTLIESELFGHVRGAFTGAQGSRAGRIRSAADGCFFLDEIGDLTDTAQAKLLRVMETDEVTPLGSDKAERADVRYVAATHQDLAAMVDAGSFRRDLYQRLAGNVIELPPLRERPEDIVDIGLAFVTRYVGAEADTLGLGGLRQWLESAQVRGYPWPGNVRELQNALRNTMLGLPTALRSDASPSMSTPLPPALVEGSWPLSQVESWYIERAVARSDGNLSEAARVLGVDRSTLARRLRRKSAS, encoded by the coding sequence ATGGCGCGGCAGCATTTGCTACGGGCGGCCGAGGTCGCCATCCAGAACCCATTCCGCGACGGCGATTGGGCGACGGCCTGCCAACGGCTCTTGGCGGAAGGCGTGGCCGCACCACTGGGGGACGCGGTGAGGCGTGGCGACACCACGCTGGCCAAGCGCTTGGTGCTGGCTCTGGGCGTCGCCCAGGCCGCGGCGGGTGTGGAGCCCAAGAAACTGCTCGACGACCACGCGCTGCCGGCGCGCCTCGCCAAAGAGCTCCCGCGTCCGCGTGGCGCCTACGTTCGCGTGGCCGCTGCCGCGGGTCGTGCCACCCGGGCTCTCGGTGCGTTGCGTGGGCGCTCCGCCGCCATGCAACGCGTGCGGCGGGACACCTGGGCGGCCTGCTTCGGCGAGTCGCTGTACCACGCGTTGGTACTCGAGGCCGTCGTGCGCGATCACGATGTCTTGATCCTGGGAGAGACCGGGACCGGCAAAGAGACCGTCGCAGAAGCCATCGTCACTGGCACACCCGGAGACGCCACGGGCAGCCCCTGTCCGCGTGCGGCGCTGAACGCCGCCGCTGTGCCGGACACGCTGATCGAGAGCGAGCTCTTCGGCCACGTGCGCGGCGCTTTCACCGGCGCCCAGGGCTCGCGTGCTGGGCGCATCCGCTCCGCCGCGGACGGCTGCTTCTTTCTCGACGAGATTGGCGATCTCACCGACACGGCGCAGGCCAAGCTGCTTCGCGTGATGGAAACCGACGAGGTCACGCCTCTCGGAAGCGACAAGGCCGAGCGCGCCGACGTGCGCTACGTGGCGGCGACGCATCAAGATCTCGCCGCCATGGTGGACGCTGGCTCGTTCCGCCGCGACCTCTACCAGCGCTTGGCGGGCAACGTGATCGAGCTGCCGCCGCTCCGTGAGCGCCCCGAGGACATCGTCGACATCGGCCTCGCGTTCGTGACCCGCTACGTCGGGGCCGAGGCCGATACCCTTGGCCTCGGAGGCCTGCGCCAGTGGTTGGAGAGCGCGCAGGTGCGTGGCTACCCGTGGCCGGGCAATGTGCGGGAGCTGCAGAACGCGCTCCGCAACACGATGCTCGGGCTGCCGACGGCCCTTCGATCGGATGCCTCTCCCTCGATGAGTACGCCGCTGCCCCCAGCGTTGGTGGAAGGGAGCTGGCCCCTGTCCCAGGTGGAGAGTTGGTACATCGAGCGCGCCGTCGCGCGAAGCGATGGCAACCTCTCGGAAGCCGCCCGGGTGTTGGGCGTGGATCGCAGCACCCTTGCCCGGCGTTTGCGGCGGAAGTCCGCCTCGTGA
- a CDS encoding DUF1449 family protein has protein sequence MNPLAWNNLVFLIPIALAVVLMFGSATGLSEFGADVDVDADVNVDADADMDADADADADTEHDADGGYSVLTLLGVGKVPLSLLLMTALFLFGGIGLCTSTILSPVLGGNLAGVVALTGAVVGAAVLTGVVARIVARVLPSTETYAGDELDLVGCTGVALLDIGESFGVAHVADDGGALMKIRCRTYEGRIEKGAAVLVTELDPESHVFTVEKSPV, from the coding sequence GTGAACCCGCTCGCCTGGAACAACCTAGTCTTTCTGATCCCCATCGCCTTGGCTGTCGTTCTGATGTTCGGCTCGGCGACGGGGCTATCGGAATTCGGTGCCGATGTGGATGTGGATGCGGACGTCAACGTCGACGCGGATGCAGACATGGACGCGGACGCCGACGCCGACGCGGACACCGAGCACGACGCTGACGGTGGCTATTCGGTGCTGACGCTCCTGGGAGTTGGCAAAGTCCCGCTCTCCTTGCTGCTGATGACGGCGCTGTTTCTATTCGGCGGCATCGGACTCTGCACCAGCACCATCCTGTCGCCGGTGCTCGGAGGAAATCTTGCCGGCGTCGTGGCTCTGACTGGTGCCGTCGTAGGTGCCGCAGTGCTCACCGGCGTGGTGGCGCGGATCGTGGCGCGAGTGCTGCCTTCCACCGAAACCTACGCCGGCGACGAGCTGGATCTGGTGGGCTGCACGGGAGTGGCGCTGCTGGACATCGGCGAAAGCTTCGGCGTGGCGCACGTGGCCGATGACGGCGGTGCGCTGATGAAGATCCGCTGCCGCACCTACGAAGGCCGCATCGAGAAGGGGGCTGCGGTGCTGGTCACCGAGCTCGACCCCGAGAGCCACGTGTTCACCGTGGAAAAGAGCCCCGTCTGA